TGCTTCCGGGCCACGGAACTGTGGCCGCGCGGCATCGTCCCACGTTGCCCACAGAGCGATACTGTGGGCCTCTCGGCTCACCCGGCCCCGGTCGAGACTCGGGTCGGCCGTTGCCCCGCGACGGCAGCCTGCGTGTGGACGCGGGCCGTGGGGTGTCAGCGTCTACACGTGTCACGGAATAGGATTCTTTCGGTTTTCACAGACAGACCTCTCCTTGGGGACGCTGAATGtgcagtttctttattttatttttttaagtttatgtatttttgcgaggcaggggagggagaacaagtggggtggggctgcagagagggagagagagagagagagagagagagagagagagagagaatcccaagcaggctcaccactgtcagcacagagcccaacacggggccggaactcacgacctgtgagatcacaacctgagccaaaatggagagtcggatgcttacccgaccgGGCCAGTCCTGAATTTGgaatttcattaacattttcacGTGGCACGAGGTGATCGTCTTTCAATGTTTTCCCAGACATTTAGAAATGTGagaaacattctctctctctctctttttttaaatgtttacttaattttgagagagacagagacagagtgtgagcaggggaggatgagagagagagggagacacagaatcggaagcaggctccaggctccgagctgtcaacacagagcccgacgcggggctcgaactcatgaaccgtgagatcgtgacctgagccgaagtcggacactcaaccgaatgagccactcaggcgcccctctctctctctttttaaaaaatatgtatttatttttaggagagcgaaagcagaggaggggcgggacgagggggacagaagatctgaagtgggcctcgcgctggcagcacagggcccgatgtgggatttgaactcacaaaccactggatcatgacctgaactgagggcaggtgctcgaccaactgagccacccaggcgccccagaaatgtgGAAACCATTCTTGGCTCGCAGACCACGCAAAAAGTGGTGGGGCAGGGTCCTCTTGGCCATCATAAAGTGGGGGACGTGGTTTTGGCCAGGACGTGACAGAGCACCCATCGGGGTATTAACGGGAAGACGGAAATGGGCCCGTGCCCTCTGGTAAAGCCCACCCCACCCTCAGCCGGGGTCTCAGGGGCGATAGGGAGCAGCAGGGCCTGTGGCAAGCAGCATCGGCCCCAGGCCAGGTCTTCTGATGTTTCTACAAGGGCTGTGGacccggtgtgtgtgtgtgtgtgtgtgtgtgtgtgtgtgtgtgtgtgtgtgacatcacCCCAATCTTTCAACGTAGGCAGGCAGGTCCAAGTTGTGAAAAGACACCGTGAAGAGATCAAACAAAACGCCTGCATGAGGCTGGGCTCCACCCCGGCCGTGCTGCTGGGACCTCTGGAAGCCATGCCACTTTTCTCTCCTTCGTGCAGAAGGCAAAGCtgtggccggggaggggggggggggtccttggTTGTTGGGGTGTCGGGTCCAGAGGCCCAGGCCCACTTGTCTGGCCGTCTCCAGTGGCCCCGGGAAGCCTGCCAGTGGGGGGGTGGGCGCTGCGGGATCCCCGTGGGCGCGGCGGCTGAGGCCTGAAGCTGGGTCTTTCCCCAGGCCCCGACGACGAGGAGGCGGCCCCATGTAAGGTGAGCCCCGGCCGCCCTGCAGCACGggataggggtgggggtgggcaggggcccaCCCAGAGCCAGCCTGTCCCCTCCCAACCCCTCAGGGGAACCCCTACCTCTGGAACAAATTTGCCGACGGGAAGTTCCCTTACCGGAACGCGGAGCTCCTGCGAGCCGTTCGGGGCCGCACGGACGAGGCGGTGCGGGAGTTCTGgcgtctgctggccatctgtcaCACTGTGATGGTCCAGGAGAAAGACCGTGAGTGCGCCCACCTCCTTTTCCCCGCCTGGGGCGGTGCTCCGGCCCTGGGGCTCCCGAGACGGTCCAGCCCACTCCCCCGGGCTCCCTTCCTTGGGCTTGGAGGGTGCTTAGGCCCTGTCCCAAGCCCCACCTCTTCTGGGCCTAGGGGTGTCCAGGCCCGCGGCTCGAGATCTGTTGCTGTGGGAAGCGGGGGGCCCTTCGGACCGGGGTCCACGCACCTACCTCCCTTTGCGGGGCTTAGAGCTTGTACCAGCCCGAGAGACCACCGTCCTGTGAACGTCCGGTTTCCTCCTTTGCGCTCTGGAGATGGGTGGCGGTCCCGGTGGAGGAAAGCTCTCGGGGGACACGCCCGCCCCAGCCGCGGTTCCCTCCCCCAGCAGACCAGCCGGTGTACCAGGCGGCATCCCCGGACGAGGAGGCGCTGGTCACGGCGGCCCGGAATTTTGGCTACGTGTTCGTGGCGCGCACGCAGGACAGCATCACGGTGATGGAGCTGGGGGACGAACGGGTGTATCAGGTCCTGGCCATGATGGACTTCAACAGCATGCGGAAGCGCATGTCGGTGCTGGGTGAGTGCTCGCGCCCCGCGCGGGGGGGTGGGCGGgcaggagagagtgtgtgtgggcagCCTGGCCTCTCCCTCTGCAGTCCGAAACCCCGAGGGCGCCATCTACCTGTACACCAAAGGCGCCGACGTGGTCATCTTTGAGCGCTTGAGCAACAAAGGCATGACAGAGTGGACCACGGAGGAGGCCTTGGCTGTGAGTCCTTGCTGGGGGGGAGAGGCTGTTGGGGTAaggcagggggtgaggggcagggagaggcgggcagaggaggagagtgtGCAGAGAAGTGGCAGGCACCCAGGCTGGCCACGTGCAGTTGTCCAGGTTGTGTGCGGTACGGACATTCCAAAGCCCAGGGATCAGGGGAAGGGTCAGGGGCTGTCGGGGTCCCGGGGAAGGGTCTGGCCGGGCTGTGCTGAGGGTCTTGAGGAACAGTTAGAAATGGCCATGCAAAGCCGAAGCAAAGGGAGGGGGTTCCCGACAAGAGGAAGGGCAGGTGCAGAGGTGTGGAGGCAGGACAGAGCTGggtacggggtgggggtggggggctgagccAGAGCAGcccccctgggggtggggggcaaggttCGGGGACCCCAAGCAGGGAGCAGGGCCGGAAGAGTGTCAGGGAGGCAGAGTGGCGACGGGGTGGTGCCAGGgcccccccacccggcccccagTCCTTTGCCGAGGAGACCCTGCGGACCCTGTGCCTGGCCTACAAGAGGGTGGACGAGGACACGTACGAGGAGTGGCGCCAGCGGCACCGGGAAGCCAGCCTGCGGCTGCAGAACCGGGCCCACGCCCTGCACCAGGTGTAcgaggagatggagaagggccTGCAGGTGGGCGGAGCGCggaggggccgggccgggcgcccCGCCTCTGCCAGGGCGCTGACCAACcaccccccccggccccgcccccagctgctGGGAGCCACAGCCATCGAGGACAGACTCCAGGACGGCGTCTGCGACACCATCCAGTGTCTCAAGCAGGGGAACATCAAAGTGTGGGTACTCACAGGGGATAAGCAAGGTGGGTCCCCGGGGCGCTGAGAGAagggggatgggtggatgggtgggagAGCGCCCCTCACCTGCCCGGACAGGCCACCGCCCTCCTGTCCCATTTGTCCGGGCTGGGCGTTGCCCTCCGCGTCAAGCCGGGAAGGGAGGAACGGGCACGATTAATGctggggttcccccccccccccccccccaccgccccgacACCTCCATCGGGCGGGTTGGCCCTGTGCCGAGGCTTCCTGAGTGGCCGGGATGCCCCTGTGTGACAGGTGGGCGGAGCCGGGCTCAGAGGGCTGGGAGCAGGTGCTGGAGGTTACCCAGTGACTCGGGGGCAAAGTGGCGTGGGCCCGCCGGTCCCTTGGTCCTGGAGCCCCGAATCTCCTCCACTGCCCTCTGGGTTCTTTGTGGCCCCCGGGGCCGCATTAGGACTTACGTGGGCACcaggcacatgcacacaaaatACTTACAATGACGTCTTGCAACTGCGTTGGGATCAAGACAAATATCCGAGCTGGATCACAGTCATTatcattatgttttcttctgattttaaaagaaattaagtcaTTTGTGTGGGTTCCAAGAAGGGCCCATGGGGTCTAGGCATGCTATGCCCAATGACCTCTTGGCCCCGTGCCCCACCCTCCCTTCGTCCAGGAGCCCAGCCCCGGCCACGCACCAAAGCGGAGCCCCCTTTGCTCAGAGCGGCAGCCAAAAAACTCAGGGCTGGCTGCCATTGGCCGGCCTGAGTCACGGGCCCTCTTCTGAACCAATCCCCGTGGCCAGGGGGAGGGGCATGCTGATGTGGTTGTGGGGGACCCGGGCCCACGCAGCAGGGTGGGCGTGGCCCCCAAGGGGCGCTGAGCTGGGCTGGTTTGCAGAGACGGCGGTGAACATCGGTTTTGCCTGCCAGCTGCTGTCGGAGAACATGCTCATTCTGGAGGAGAAGGAGATCACGTAAGAAGTCGGGGTGCGGGTGGGCGGGcgagctggggatggggagggggccgCACCCACGGCATACGAGCGGCCCCGGGGGGTCTGCGGAGTGCCCGAAGCCGCTGCCCGGTGgggctccgggggggggggggaccccggCACAACGAGgcaggggcgtgggggggggccggggggcaggAGGCCGTGCCCTGCGGctgctgacccccccccccccccctcgccgcAGTCGGATCCTGGAGGCCTACTGGGGGAGCAACGACGGCCTGCTGGCCGGCCAGGGCCTCCTGCAGAGCCGCTTCCTACAGCAGACCAAGGTGGCCATGGTCATCAACGGGGAGTTCCTGGTCAGTGTCCGCTCGGGGCCACGGCAGCGCCCCTGGTGtagggcagggggctgggaggcGCACCGGCCGCGGGAGCTGCTGGACGGGGCGAGGCGGAAGGGgccggagcaggggaggggcgggtcGCGGTCAAGTTCAGCCTGGCTTGGGCCCGCGCGGGGCCTTGCCCCGGAGCGGAGGGGTGCAGGGTGacgcgcccccgccccgcccccgccggccaGGACCAGCTGCTGCTGTCCCTGCGCAAGGAGCCGCGGGCGCTGGTGCGGGACGAGGACGTGGACGTGGACGTGGAGGAGGCCTGGCAGGAGGGCGGCGAGCGGACGACGGACTTCCTGCGCGCCCAGAGGGTGTCCCTGATGTGGCGGACCCTCGGGATCCAGCTGAGGGGCACGGGGCTGGGGCCGCGGGTCAAGGACTCCGGCGCCCGCGACGGCCCCGAGGTGCGGCGCGAGCGGGCCTTCGTGGAGCTGGCCGCCCGTTGCCAAGCGGTCATCTGCTGCCGCGTGACGCCCAAGCAGAAGGCTCTGATCGTGGCGCTGGTCAAGAAATACCAGCGCGCGGTGACCCTGGCCATCGGGGACGGCGCCAACGACGTCAACATGATCAAGAGTGCGTGGCGGGGCGGcaggggggcggcggcggggtggggggtggggggagagagccCGGGCTGACCGGCCGCGCGCGCGTCCCCGCAGCCGCGGACATCGGCGTGGGGCTGGCGGGCCCGGAGGGCACGCAGGCGGCTCAGAACAGCGACTACGCGCTGGCCCGGTTCTGCTTCCTGAAGCGCTTGCTGCTGGTGCACGGCCGCTGGTCCTACGTGCGGGTGTGCAAGTTCCTTCGCTACTTCGTGTACAAGACGCTGGCCAGCATGATGGCGCAGGTCTGGTTCGCCTTCTACAGCGGCTTCACCGCCCAGGTGCGCGGCCACGCGCGCCGGGCGAGGGAGGAGGGGTCCTGCCCCCGCTCTGTGCCCAAGGTCTCCGGGGATGCTCGGCGCATTggagctttggggggggggggcaggtgctcCAAAGTCCTTCCTtcgaggggagaagaggaggattTGAGCCActgaggggttggggggtggggtgggggggggggggggcgctgggtcCCTGACCGCAAGACTCTGGAGCTTTGGAAGGGCAGTTTTCCCTGCGTGCCAGGAAGCTGTCTCAAAATAGACGGCCCGACAGAGGGAAGGAGCTCCCTGTCCCCCAAACCCCAGCGTGTGAGAGGGAGCTTTACCGGGGGCGCCGTAGGTCAGTAGATACTGCTTGGCTGCCCCACTGTTTTGTTTACAGGTATTTCTTCGATGTTTCTGTAAGCTGGAATGTTCTTAATTTGCTTTTGGGATTGCTCCCACCAGCAGGTGTATGGAGACAAACTTTGCTGGTCTGTTGGTTGGTTCTAGCAGCTTCCTTGTGGATCCTTGGGGCGTTTCTGCACATAGGATTGTGTCCTCTGCAAAGAGAGAGTCTTacttcttgcttttcttccttccttcctttttctttttttcttccttccttcctttgttttataattttttaatgtttatttattttattttttttatttattttttttttaaatttttttaatgtttatttatttttgagacagagagagacagagcatgaacgagggagggtcagagagagagggagacacagaatctgaagcaggatccaggctctgagctgtcagcacagagcccgacacggggctcgaactcacagactgtgagatcatgacctgagccgaagtcggccgcttaaccgactgagccacccaggcatagccccaatgtttatttatttttgagagagagagacagagagagcgagcgagcaggggaggggcagagagagagggagacacagaatccgaagcaggctccaggctccgagctgtcagcacagagcccgacgcggggctcgaacccgcgaaccgtgggatcgtgacctgagccgaagtcggacgcttaaccgacggagccccgcAGGCACCTCACTTCTCCCTTTTCTGTTCGAGtaacatttatttcctcttcttaaggaaattgctctggctaggacttccagtccAGTGTTGAACGCAGGCTTCCTCTTTTGCTCTGGATCTTCGTGGGGGCGGCgttcagtttttccacatttgtTCCTTCTCTGTGTATGTTTTCAGTACCGACGCCTGTCCGTGTAGACTCGCGGATATTACTTTCTTGTATATTTTGTCGCTGGCATCGTCCCCGATTTGTCCTTTTGACGTGCACCTGGTCTTTGCCGACTACACCCCCTCTTTCTGGTGCTACCAGGACTGCCCCGCTCATTTTGTACTTTCCCTGCCCCGACCCTGCAATCAGCGGGTTCCATGAGGAGCCCTGGTTCTTGGTAGTTAGACGCCAAGATCTAAGTGCTTGGTGTGCTCATCGGTCCCGGGGTGCTACAGGATTACTCTCTCAGTTGACAAGAGCCGGGAAGTGGACACATATTAACCTCATAGAGAGGCGCATCCGTCGCTATGTCTTGTCTGTATCTATCCCTCTGTCTTTGTGAATACTGGAAACGGAGTCCACAGCAGTATGTTTGAGTCCAGTCCCACGGGACCGGGCTCAGCTTAGCCTTTTCCGCGGACCCGCTTCGTGATTCTTTTCTGCCCCAGTGAAAACCTTGATTCTTGTAAAATGTTTGGTTGTTACTTACGCGTTCAGTTCCAGCACGCGCATGAAGCGGGTTTTGGAACTGAAGCCCTTATTCTGTCACCTGGATTGGATTTGTCATTAGGGGGGCTACTTGTCCCTGAGGGCTCTTCCACGCGGTGATCCCCCGAGACCGGGAACGGCCAGAAAACACATTCTCTAGCCGTTCTCCCCCCCGTAGTTCCGCATCGCAGCCATCCAGCTAAAACAAGGACTCAAAGGCGAAGTTTCGAAACAATCAGACTatgttttcctctctgccttgTTCTCTTCCGGCCTTTATCAAGCCTCCTGTGACCCATCCCTGGCCTTAGCGCCAACCTCCATCGTGCCTTGACTTCCCAGCTCATCTGGCATCCTCCCCAGGGGGTCCAGCCAGCTTGGGTGGGTCTCCTCGGGTAAAGACACGTTTCTGTTTCTGGCCATTTGGCTCCTGAAGGCTGACCAcgttctccctccccctcccgtgCCAGCCTCTGTATGAAGGCTGGTTCCTGGCACTCTTCAACCTGCTGTTCAGCACACTCCCGGTCCTCTACATTGGTCTCTTCGAGCAGGTGAGCCAGTCAAGGCCTCGCTTCCTCCTCTCCCGTAGATGCCCCTGTCTCTGCCCTACGTTCCTCCCCCTGGGGGCCGGGAGCGGGGCTGGGGTCGTCCCCCACGCGCCACCGGGTCCCaagagcctgcccctcccccctgtgccccacccccaggacGTGAGTGCCGAGCGGAGTCTGGAGCTGCCCCAGCTATACATCGCAGGCCAGAAGGACGAGCTCTTTAACTACTGGGTCTTTCTCCAGGCCCTTGCCCACGGCACGGCCACCTCCCTGGTCAACTTCTTCGTGACCCTGTGGGTCAGCCACGACTCGGCCGGGCCCACCAGCGTCAGTGACtatcagtctttctctgtggTCGTGGCCCTGTCGAGCCTGCTGTCCATCACCATGGAGGTAGGCGGGGCCACCGgcctgtctcccccccccccccccccagtggggCCTTGGACGTGAGCCACTGAGATGTCACTGCTCAGGTGACCCTGCCAAGGGCCTGCTGTTCATGGGCCCTGGGGACTCAGCCCCCACCCGCCTCCATGAGCCCTGCCCTGAGCCTCCTGCCACCACCCTGGCTTGATCTTCTCTCCCTGCTCAGGCCATACTCATCATCAAGTACTGGACGGTCCTGTCTGTGCTGGCCATATTCCTCAGCTTCTGCTTCTATGTGGTCGTCACTTGGGGCTGCCAGAGTTTCTGGCTCTTCCAAATCTCCCCTGAGAACTTCCCGTTCCTGTGTGAGCCCCCAGCAGGGGATGGGGTGGCAGGCCCTGGGGACGGGTGCATCCATGCCACAATGTCCGCTTCGTGCCTCTGTGAGCCTCTGTCTTCtcggctgtgtgtgtgtgtgtgtgtggggggggggggtgtcccgtGCAGGGGGAATCGGTGCCTTTTGGGAATCTGCACAAAGGTGTccgggggtggagggagaggagggagaggtgggtgacAGGAGGAGGGGCCACCAAGCAGGCTCAGGGGAGGCTCCACCCCGGGCCGGGCTGTGACCCTGTCTTGTCCCCAGATGCTGACCGCAATGTGCTGTCCCACCCCTCCATCCTGCTGGTGATCCTGCTGAATGTGTCACTAAACACCCTGCCTACACTGGCCCTGCGTGTCATTTACCAAGCCCTCGAGAAGCCACGCCCCAAGGTGAGGGCTGGGGTCCCCATCGCACATTCCCGGGACCCCACCAGGCAGAGCCTGTGCCCGGAGCAGACACTCCTGGACATGCGGGGCTGGGGTGGTGGGAATGGAGACCCAGGTGCGTGGCCAGTGCCCTCAGGGGGACCAAAtgacaggccccaggctccccagggaAAACCACCCCTTCCTAGGGTGGAGCTGGCCAGGAGCACGACGAGGCACACTCCAGCCTCACCGGACTCCTGCCCAGATGACTGGGGCTTGGGGGTCGAGATGACAGAGAAACCAGGAAATGGCTTAGGGAAGAGAAGGGACTTAGAAACAACCCTGGGTCCATGTGTGGATGAAGCATAAACACAACGTGTCCCTCCACACGCTGGAATCTTGTGCAGCCTGAGAAAGTTAGGACATCTGCCACCATGTGGATGGACCCGGAGGACACCGTGTGCAGTGACAGGAGCCGGACACATGTCCCGCGTGACCCCACTCACAGGGGGTCCCCAGAGGAGTCCCGTCCACAGGGACAGAGAGtggatggtgggagccaggggcgGGGAGTCCATGCTTCATGGGGACAGGGCCTCAGtctggggagatggaaagttctggagatggatggagggTGGGTGCACGACAGTGTGACTGTGCCTGACGCCTCTGAGCTATGTGCTTGGAGACGGTTAAATCGGTACATCTCGTGTTATGTGCGTTCTGCTACCGTGCAAAAAGGCGTGCGTGGGAACTTAGGGGCTCACATGACCCTAAGAACCCAGAAGGGCAGGCTGCAGCCGGGATGGGCCCCAGAAGTGACTGGAATAGCGACCAAACATGGCCATAAACCTGCCGTCTTCTGCCACACAGGCGGGACACCTGGCTGTCCCCGGCTCACCTCTCCTGGCTTTGCCACCAGAGGGCACCCGAGGCACCTGGTGGCGGCTGGTCCAGAGTGGGGTGCCGGGGAAGGAATCTGATGGGTTGGCGCAAAGTCAGCCCGGGAGGGGACTCTAACCGGCTCTGCTCAGGGAGGGAAGGCCTGGTCGATGGGTGGTGGCCAAGGAGGGGCAATGACTGCCCCCACCGGCAGCAGGGACCTGAGGGCAGTGGGCACGGCGTGGGAGCCTGCTGACCGTCGCTTTCCTCTCGGCCGGGCAGCAGGTGGAGGAGGCCCCGAGCGAGGACATCACAGCGGTGGAACCTGCGCCCTACCTCCGCCGGGAGTCGCGCAGGCGGCGCTCCAGCTACGCCTTCTCCCACCGCGAGGGCTACGCGGAGCTCATCACGCAGGGCACGATTCTGCGCAGGGCGCCGGGGGTCGACAGCGACATGCTGATGGGCCAGATAATCCCGTGCCACGAAGAGCTGTCCCCGAGCATCCAGGAGTCCCCCCGGTGTTCCAGGAAGATGTCGTTCCTGGGGAAGACGGGGCACCAGCACCGGGGCAAGGTGTCCTCGAGGGACGGGGGACGAGCAGCCCGCCGTCCTCAGATCCCCGGCTCCCCGCGGGAGCTGGCGGTCCGGGGCGTCCCAGGAGTCGTTGCGGGGGGAGCGGGAGGAGTCACGGTGGTCGAGGGGGAGGGCGCCGGGGCCGTCGGGGTTCCCCCGCTCCCCCAGCAGCCCGCGGACGAGGGGGGCAAGGTGTCCCCCGTGGGGTGACTGCCCGTGCCCGGGGAGGGCGCAGTGGCGCCCGAGGCGGCGGGGCagcccctccccgtcccccccgACCCCCGAAGAGCAGTGACCCGCCCCGCGTCGCACCCGCCCGCGGGCCTGCGCGGCCTTCCCCGGGGGACTAGCCTCCACGTCCCTTTCTGTTGCTAATAAACCAGGGTCCACCTTCCCCAGGGCTGCGCCAGGCTCGTTCCTTCCTGCCCCTGTCACATCCGCGGTCCCGCGACCGGCTTTCCCGCTAAAACTCCGAACACCGACCTCTAGTGGCCCAGGCGGGATTTGCAGGAGgagccccgccgccgccccggggcgggggtggggggacgcgcgcgcgcgcggggggggggggggcttccacGCCCTCGGGGTTGGGGGTGCTCCGTGGACCCGCGAGCGTCCGGCCCCAGGCAGCCTCGTCCCCAAGCAGGTGTCTTCCCCTCTG
This DNA window, taken from Neofelis nebulosa isolate mNeoNeb1 chromosome 4, mNeoNeb1.pri, whole genome shotgun sequence, encodes the following:
- the ATP8B3 gene encoding phospholipid-transporting ATPase IK isoform X1 translates to MGSLAYREDLEEEKNSAFTWELEANSRDYNSQFKEKSFLCWQRRKHKSNVIHTAKYNVFSFLPLNLYEQFHRVSNLYFLFTIILQGLPEISTLPWFTLFVPLICLLVIRATRDLVDDIGRHRSDRIINNRPCQILVGKSFLWRKWEDLYVGDVVCLHKDNIVPADLLLLASTEPSSLCYVETADIDGETNLKFRQAPPVTHHELASIRKMASFQGKVVCEEPNSRLHHFVGCLEWNGRKHPLDIGNVLLRGCKVRNTDTCYGLVIYAGFDTKIMRNCGKIHPKRSRIDRLLNRLVALVRRPRPPPSSSGPPFPSCAKIFLSLVLISVALSLGFWSKVKEFKAKHHYVSPRHVQSVAAETFLTFWGFFILLSVMVPMAMFIMVEFIYLGNSMFINWDVHMYYAPQDVPAKAHSTSLNDQLGQVGYVFSDKTGTLTQNVMTFKKCCIAGIVYGPDDEEAAPCKGNPYLWNKFADGKFPYRNAELLRAVRGRTDEAVREFWRLLAICHTVMVQEKDPDQPVYQAASPDEEALVTAARNFGYVFVARTQDSITVMELGDERVYQVLAMMDFNSMRKRMSVLVRNPEGAIYLYTKGADVVIFERLSNKGMTEWTTEEALASFAEETLRTLCLAYKRVDEDTYEEWRQRHREASLRLQNRAHALHQVYEEMEKGLQLLGATAIEDRLQDGVCDTIQCLKQGNIKVWVLTGDKQETAVNIGFACQLLSENMLILEEKEITRILEAYWGSNDGLLAGQGLLQSRFLQQTKVAMVINGEFLDQLLLSLRKEPRALVRDEDVDVDVEEAWQEGGERTTDFLRAQRVSLMWRTLGIQLRGTGLGPRVKDSGARDGPEVRRERAFVELAARCQAVICCRVTPKQKALIVALVKKYQRAVTLAIGDGANDVNMIKTADIGVGLAGPEGTQAAQNSDYALARFCFLKRLLLVHGRWSYVRVCKFLRYFVYKTLASMMAQVWFAFYSGFTAQPLYEGWFLALFNLLFSTLPVLYIGLFEQDVSAERSLELPQLYIAGQKDELFNYWVFLQALAHGTATSLVNFFVTLWVSHDSAGPTSVSDYQSFSVVVALSSLLSITMEAILIIKYWTVLSVLAIFLSFCFYVVVTWGCQSFWLFQISPENFPFLYADRNVLSHPSILLVILLNVSLNTLPTLALRVIYQALEKPRPKQVEEAPSEDITAVEPAPYLRRESRRRRSSYAFSHREGYAELITQGTILRRAPGVDSDMLMGQIIPCHEELSPSIQESPRCSRKMSFLGKTGHQHRGKVSSRDGGRAARRPQIPGSPRELAVRGVPGVVAGGAGGVTVVEGEGAGAVGVPPLPQQPADEGGKVSPVG
- the ATP8B3 gene encoding phospholipid-transporting ATPase IK isoform X9 produces the protein MGSLAYREDLEEEKNSAFTWELEANSRDYNSQFKEKSFLCWQRRKHKSNVIHTAKYNVFSFLPLNLYEQFHRVSNLYFLFTIILQGLPEISTLPWFTLFVPLICLLVIRATRDLVDDIGRHRSDRIINNRPCQILVGKSFLWRKWEDLYVGDVVCLHKDNIVPADLLLLASTEPSSLCYVETADIDGETNLKFRQAPPVTHHELASIRKMASFQGKVVCEEPNSRLHHFVGCLEWNGRKHPLDIGNVLLRGCKVRNTDTCYGLVIYAGFDTKIMRNCGKIHPKRSRIDRLLNRLVALVRRPRPPPSSSGPPFPSCAKIFLSLVLISVALSLGFWSKVKEFKAKHHYVSPRHVQSVAAETFLTFWGFFILLSVMVPMAMFIMVEFIYLGNSMFINWDVHMYYAPQDVPAKAHSTSLNDQLGQVGYVFSDKTGTLTQNVMTFKKCCIAGIVYGPDDEEAAPCKGNPYLWNKFADGKFPYRNAELLRAVRGRTDEAVREFWRLLAICHTVMVQEKDPDQPVYQAASPDEEALVTAARNFGYVFVARTQDSITVMELGDERVYQVLAMMDFNSMRKRMSVLVRNPEGAIYLYTKGADVVIFERLSNKGMTEWTTEEALASFAEETLRTLCLAYKRVDEDTYEEWRQRHREASLRLQNRAHALHQVYEEMEKGLQLLGATAIEDRLQDGVCDTIQCLKQGNIKVWVLTGDKQETAVNIGFACQLLSENMLILEEKEITRILEAYWGSNDGLLAGQGLLQSRFLQQTKVAMVINGEFLDQLLLSLRKEPRALVRDEDVDVDVEEAWQEGGERTTDFLRAQRVSLMWRTLGIQLRGTGLGPRVKDSGARDGPEVRRERAFVELAARCQAVICCRVTPKQKALIVALVKKYQRAVTLAIGDGANDVNMIKTADIGVGLAGPEGTQAAQNSDYALARFCFLKRLLLVHGRWSYVRVCKFLRYFVYKTLASMMAQVWFAFYSGFTAQPLYEGWFLALFNLLFSTLPVLYIGLFEQAILIIKYWTVLSVLAIFLSFCFYVVVTWGCQSFWLFQISPENFPFLYADRNVLSHPSILLVILLNVSLNTLPTLALRVIYQALEKPRPKQVEEAPSEDITAVEPAPYLRRESRRRRSSYAFSHREGYAELITQGTILRRAPGVDSDMLMGQIIPCHEELSPSIQESPRCSRKMSFLGKTGHQHRGKVSSRDGGRAARRPQIPGSPRELAVRGVPGVVAGGAGGVTVVEGEGAGAVGVPPLPQQPADEGGKVSPVG
- the ATP8B3 gene encoding phospholipid-transporting ATPase IK isoform X2; amino-acid sequence: MGSLAYREDLEEEKNSAFTWELEANSRDYNSQFKEKSFLCWQRRKHKSNVIHTAKYNVFSFLPLNLYEQFHRVSNLYFLFTIILQGLPEISTLPWFTLFVPLICLLVIRATRDLVDDIGRHRSDRIINNRPCQILVGKSFLWRKWEDLYVGDVVCLHKDNIVPADLLLLASTEPSSLCYVETADIDGETNLKFRQAPPVTHHELASIRKMASFQGKVVCEEPNSRLHHFVGCLEWNGRKHPLDIGNVLLRGCKVRNTDTCYGLVIYAGFDTKIMRNCGKIHPKRSRIDRLLNRLVALVRRPRPPPSSSGPPFPSCAKIFLSLVLISVALSLGFWSKVKEFKAKHHYVSPRHVQSVAAETFLTFWGFFILLSVMVPMAMFIMVEFIYLGNSMFINWDVHMYYAPQDVPAKAHSTSLNDQLGQVGYVFSDKTGTLTQNVMTFKKCCIAGIVYGPDDEEAAPCKGNPYLWNKFADGKFPYRNAELLRAVRGRTDEAVREFWRLLAICHTVMVQEKDHQPVYQAASPDEEALVTAARNFGYVFVARTQDSITVMELGDERVYQVLAMMDFNSMRKRMSVLVRNPEGAIYLYTKGADVVIFERLSNKGMTEWTTEEALASFAEETLRTLCLAYKRVDEDTYEEWRQRHREASLRLQNRAHALHQVYEEMEKGLQLLGATAIEDRLQDGVCDTIQCLKQGNIKVWVLTGDKQETAVNIGFACQLLSENMLILEEKEITRILEAYWGSNDGLLAGQGLLQSRFLQQTKVAMVINGEFLDQLLLSLRKEPRALVRDEDVDVDVEEAWQEGGERTTDFLRAQRVSLMWRTLGIQLRGTGLGPRVKDSGARDGPEVRRERAFVELAARCQAVICCRVTPKQKALIVALVKKYQRAVTLAIGDGANDVNMIKTADIGVGLAGPEGTQAAQNSDYALARFCFLKRLLLVHGRWSYVRVCKFLRYFVYKTLASMMAQVWFAFYSGFTAQPLYEGWFLALFNLLFSTLPVLYIGLFEQDVSAERSLELPQLYIAGQKDELFNYWVFLQALAHGTATSLVNFFVTLWVSHDSAGPTSVSDYQSFSVVVALSSLLSITMEAILIIKYWTVLSVLAIFLSFCFYVVVTWGCQSFWLFQISPENFPFLYADRNVLSHPSILLVILLNVSLNTLPTLALRVIYQALEKPRPKQVEEAPSEDITAVEPAPYLRRESRRRRSSYAFSHREGYAELITQGTILRRAPGVDSDMLMGQIIPCHEELSPSIQESPRCSRKMSFLGKTGHQHRGKVSSRDGGRAARRPQIPGSPRELAVRGVPGVVAGGAGGVTVVEGEGAGAVGVPPLPQQPADEGGKVSPVG